One region of Vitis vinifera cultivar Pinot Noir 40024 chromosome 1, ASM3070453v1 genomic DNA includes:
- the LOC100252727 gene encoding AAA-ATPase At3g50940 isoform X2, translating into MFSQVRMPATSSVFSAYTTFVASAMLVKTMLHEVQTLAKQLVPQQLQDKILSGIGRLLGDPSSQMTLVIDEYNGYTMNQIFEASQIYLQTKISPAVSRLRVSRSPREKNLLVTISNGEKVIDVFEGIQLKWEMVSSTEKVMGGDKGERRSIELSFLKKNMEKVLSSYLPYVVERSESIKEENKVVKLYSLGNFQGGAMVGGGAWGSINLDHPSTFETLAMDLKLKEDLIKDLDRFVRRRKFYKRVGKAWKRGYLLYGPPGTGKTSLIAAMANYLKFDVYDLELTSLQRNSQLRKLLVSTKNRSILVIEDIDCSTELQDRQAGRYNQPTTQLTLSGLLNFIDGLWSSCGDERIIVFTTNHKDRIDPALLRPGRMDMHIHMSYCTPYGFKTLASNYLGVSNHRLFTEIERLITEVEVTPAEIAEELMKSEEADVALEGLIEFLKRAKIAENKSNGEGKEVDEQGTERRDVVESEKVVETKRQKEDSEWRTRDF; encoded by the exons ATGTTTTCTCAAGTACGTATGCCTGCAACATCATCGGTTTTTTCAGCATACACCACCTTTGTTGCATCTGCAATGCTGGTTAAAACCATGCTACATGAAGTTCAGACCTTGGCCAAACAGCTCGTACCTCAACAACTCCAGGACAAGATTTTATCAGGAATTGGAAGGCTTCTTGGGGACCCCTCCTCTCAGATGACTCTTGTCATTGATGAATACAACGGCTACACCATGAATCAAATCTTTGAGGCTTCTCAAATCTACCTGCAGACCAAGATCAGCCCAGCAGTAAGTAGGCTCAGGGTTTCCCGATCTCCAAGAGAGAAGAACCTCTTGGTCACCATCAGCAACGGTGAAAAGGTTATTGATGTATTTGAGGGAATTCAACTCAAATGGGAAATGGTTTCCAGTACTGAAAAGGTCATGGGTGGAGACAAGGGCGAACGTAGATCAATTGAGCTCAGTTTCCTTAAGAAAAACATGGAGAAGGTATTGAGCTCTTACTTGCCATATGTGGTGGAGAGATCAGAATcgataaaagaagaaaacaaggtGGTGAAGCTCTATTCCCTAGGGAACTTCCAAGGAGGAGCCATGGTTGGTGGGGGAGCATGGGGGTCCATCAATCTCGACCACCCCTCAACTTTTGAAACATTGGCCATGGATTTGAAGCTCAAGGAGGACTTGATAAAAGACTTGGACAGATTTGTAAGGAGGAGGAAGTTCTATAAAAGAGTTGGTAAGGCATGGAAAAGAGGGTATTTGTTGTATGGCCCTCCAGGCACAGGCAAGACAAGCTTGATTGCAGCCATGGCCAACTATCTGAAATTTGATGTCTATGATTTAGAGCTCACAAGTCTCCAGAGGAACTCACAGCTTAGAAAGCTCTTAGTCTCCACCAAGAACAGATCAATACTTGTGATTGAGGACATCGATTGCAGCACTGAATTACAAGACAGACAAGCTGGAAGATACAACCAACCTACCACTCAG CTGACACTATCTGGGCTGCTTAATTTCATTGATGGGCTGTGGTCAAGCTGTGGGGATGAGAGGATAATAGTGTTCACAACAAATCACAAAGACAGGATAGATCCTGCATTGCTGAGACCAGGGCGCATGGATATGCACATCCACATGTCCTACTGCACTCCCTATGGATTTAAGACCCTGGCTTCCAACTACCTTGGAGTAAGCAACCACAGACTGTTCACTGAAATCGAAAGGCTGATAACAGAGGTGGAGGTGACCCCAGCCGAGATTGCAGAAGAGCTCATGAAAAGTGAGGAAGCTGATGTGGCCCTTGAAGGTCTCATCGAGTTCCTCAAGAGGGCCAAGATTgcagaaaataaatcaaatggtGAGGGAAAAGAAGTTGATGAACAAGGAACAGAAAGGCGGGATGTTGTTGAGAGTGAAAAGGTAGTAGAAACAAAGAGGCAGAAAGAAGATAGTGAATGGAGAACTAGAGATTTCTGA
- the LOC100256374 gene encoding U-box domain-containing protein 45, with amino-acid sequence MDIHEVEESLFAVSDAKLHGGMCRMLSTIYCKILEIFPVLEAARPRSKSGIQALCSLHIALEKAKNILQHCSECSKLYLAITGDSVALKFEKARCALADSLRRVEDIVPQTIGVQISEIVSELEGTAFALDPLEKQVGDDIIALLQQGRKFNNSNDNNELESFHQAASRLGITSSRAALTERRALKKLIERARIEEDKRKESIVAYLLHLMRKYSKLFRSELSDDNDSQGSAPCSPTVMGSLEDGVGPAVYGHAFERQLSKLGSFNFKPNNRRSGQMPLPQEELRCPISLQLMYDPVIISSGQTYERICIEKWFSDGHNTCPKTQQQLSHLCLTPNYCVKGLIASWCEQNGVPVPDGPPESLDLNYWRLALSECESTNSKSMDSIGSCKMKGVKVVPLEESGIIEEVEGNEMENVHEQDEESENVFERYENFLAILDGEEDLRKKCKVAEQIRHLLKDDEEARNFMGANGFVEALMRFLELAVRGRNEMAQEIGAMALFNLAVNNNRNKELMLASGVLPLLEEMIPNSNSHGSATALYLNLSCLEEAKPMISTSQAVPFLIHLLGAKTEPQCKLDALHALYNLSTHPANIPNLLAAGIISGLHSLLTDPADNTWTEKTLAVFVNLASNKLGKDEIMVAPGLISGLATILDVGEAIEQEQAVVCLLILCNGSEKCSQMVLQEGVIPALVSISVNGTVRGKEKAQKLLMLFREQRQRDPSPVGSPHHTESSTEAVPGPESKPLESKALETKPLESKPYCKSISRRKVGKAWNYLWKSKNYSVYQC; translated from the exons ATGGATATTCATGAGGTTGAAGAGAGTTTGTTCGCGGTCAGTGATGCCAAG TTACATGGAGGGATGTGCAGGATGCTCTCCACGATTTATTGCAAAATACTGGAAATTTTCCCTGTTCTGGAAGCAGCAAGGCCTAGGAGCAAATCAGGTATTCAGGCATTATGCTCATTGCACATAGCGCTGGAGAAGGCCAAGAATATTCTTCAGCATTGCTCAGAATGTAGTAAACTTTATTTG GCTATTACTGGTGATTCAGTGGCTTTAAAATTCGAGAAGGCACGATGTGCTCTTGCAGATAGTCTGAGGCGAGTTGAAGATATTGTTCCACAAACTATTGGTGTCCAG ATTTCTGAGATAGTAAGTGAACTTGAGGGAACTGCATTCGCACTTGATCCATTGGAGAAGCAAGTTGGTGATGATATAATTGCATTGCTCCAGCAGGGCAGAAAATTCAACAACAGCAATGACAATAATGAGCTCGAGTCTTTTCACCAAGCTGCTTCTAGACTTGGTATCACCTCTTCAAGAGCAGCCCTTACAGAGAGAAGAGCTCTTAAGAAGCTCATAGAAAGAGCTCGTATTGAGGAAGACAAGCGGAAAGAATCAATTGTTGCTTATCTTTTACATCTCATGAGAAAATACTCTAAGTTATTTAGAAGTGAGTTATCAGATGACAATGATTCACAGGGTTCGGCTCCTTGTTCGCCGACTGTTATGGGTTCTCTTGAAGATGGTGTTGGACCTGCAGTCTATGGTCATGCCTTTGAGAGACAGCTCTCAAAACTTGGTTCTTTCAATTTCAAGCCAAATAATAGGAGATCTGGGCAGATGCCTCTTCCACAAGAAGAGTTGAGGTGTCCAATATCATTGCAGCTCATGTATGATCCAGTGATAATATCTTCTGGGCAAACGTATGAAAGAATCTGCATTGAGAAATGGTTCAGTGATGGGCACAACACTTGCCCGAAAACTCAACAGCAGCTATCTCATCTTTGTCTAACTCCTAATTACTGTGTTAAGGGTCTCATTGCGAGCTGGTGTGAACAGAATGGAGTTCCTGTTCCTGATGGCCCTCCAGAGTCTCTTGATCTCAACTACTGGAGGCTCGCTTTGTCTGAGTGTGAGTCAACAAATTCGAAATCAATGGACAGCATTGGTTCCTGCAAGATGAAGGGGGTAAAGGTGGTTCCTTTAGAGGAGAGTGGCATAATTGAGGAGGTCGAGGGAAATGAAATGGAAAATGTGCATGAACAGGATGAAGAGTCTGAAAACGTGTTTGAAAGATATGAGAACTTTCTGGCTATCTTGGATGGAGAGGAAGACTTGAGGAAAAAGTGCAAGGTGGCAGAACAGATCAGACACTTGCTAAAGGACGATGAGGAAGCCAGGAATTTTATGGGAGCTAATGGGTTTGTTGAAGCATTGATGCGCTTTTTAGAGTTGGCTGTGCGAGGAAGGAATGAAATGGCTCAGGAAATTGGGGCTATGGCTCTGTTCAATCTTGCTGTTAACAATAACAG AAACAAGGAACTGATGTTGGCATCGGGAGTACTCCCATTGCTTGAGGAAATGATCCCCAATTCCAACTCCCATGGATCAGCTACAGCCCTCTACCTGAACCTTTCTTGTCTTGAAGAAGCCAAGCCCATGATTAGCACAAGCCAAGCTGTCCCCTTTTTAATCCATCTGCTTGGAGCTAAAACTGAACCGCAATGCAAGCTTGATGCCCTCCATGCCCTCTATAATCTCTCCACCCATCCTGCCAATATCCCCAACCTACTTGCAGCTGGCATTATCAGCGGCCTCCATTCCCTTCTCACAGACCCGGCTGACAACACATGGACAGAAAAAACCTTGGCTGTCTTTGTAAACTTGGCTtcaaataaattaggaaaagaTGAAATCATGGTAGCCCCTGGCCTTATTAGTGGGTTGGCAACGATACTGGATGTTGGTGAGGCCATTGAGCAGGAGCAAGCTGTTGTCTGTCTTCTGATCTTATGTAATGGGAGTGAGAAATGCAGTCAGATGGTCCTCCAAGAAGGGGTGATACCTGCATTGGTTTCCATATCAGTGAATGGGACCGTGAGAGGGAAAGAAAAGGCTCAGAAACTTCTGATGCTGTTTCGGGAGCAGCGGCAGCGAGACCCATCACCTGTTGGGAGTCCTCATCATACTGAAAGCAGTACCGAGGCTGTGCCTGGTCCTGAATCAAAGCCATTGGAATCAAAAGCGCTGGAAACAAAGCCATTGGAATCCAAGCCATATTGTAAATCGATCTCAAGAAGAAAAGTGGGAAAGGCTTGGAATTACTTGTGGAAGAGCAAGAACTATTCGGTTTACCAGTGTTGA
- the LOC100257876 gene encoding AAA-ATPase At3g50940: MFSIVSMPSTSSVLSAYTTFAASAMVVKTMLHEVQTMAKQLIPQPLQDKILSGIGRLLGDPSSQMTLVIDEYNGYAMNQIFEASEIYLQTRISPAVSRLRVSRAPREKDLLITINKGEKVIDVFEGIQLKWEMVSSTEKVMGGDKGERRSIELSFLKKYMEKVLSSYLPYVVERSESIKEENKVVKLYSLGNFQGGAMVGGGAWGSINLDHPSTFETLAMDLKLKEDLIKDLDRFVRRRKFYKRVGKAWKRGYLLYGPPGTGKTSLIAAMANYLKFDVYDLELTSLQRNSQLRKLLVSTKNRSILVIEDIDCSTELQDRQAGRYNQPTTQLTLSGLLNFIDGLWSSCGDERIIVFTTNHKDRIDPALLRPGRMDMHIHMSYCTPYGFKTLASNYLGVSNHRLFTEIERLITEVEVTPAEIAEELMKSEEADVALEGLIAFLKRAKSAENKSNCRGKKVDEQGIERQDVVQSGKVVEAKRQKMSGELEACDFMPCAYSFL; this comes from the exons ATGTTTTCTATAGTAAGTATGCCTTCAACATCATCGGTTTTATCAGCATACACCACCTTTGCTGCATCAGCAATGGTGGTTAAAACCATGCTACATGAAGTTCAGACCATGGCCAAACAGCTCATACCTCAACCACTCCAGGACAAGATTTTATCAGGAATTGGAAGGCTTCTTGGGGATCCCTCCTCTCAGATGACTCTTGTCATTGATGAATACAACGGCTACGCCATGAATCAAATCTTTGAGGCTTCTGAAATCTACCTGCAGACCAGGATCAGCCCAGCAGTCAGTAGGCTCAGGGTTTCCCGAGCTCCAAGAGAGAAGGACCTCTTGATCACCATCAACAAGGGTGAAAAGGTTATTGATGTATTTGAGGGAATTCAACTCAAATGGGAAATGGTTTCCAGTACTGAAAAGGTCATGGGTGGAGACAAGGGCGAACGTAGATCAATTGAGCTCAGTTTCCTTAAGAAATACATGGAGAAGGTATTGAGCTCTTACTTGCCATATGTGGTGGAGAGATCAGAATcgataaaagaagaaaacaaggtGGTGAAGCTCTATTCCCTAGGGAACTTCCAAGGAGGAGCCATGGTTGGTGGGGGAGCATGGGGGTCCATCAATCTCGACCACCCCTCAACTTTTGAAACATTGGCCATGGATTTGAAGCTCAAGGAGGACTTGATAAAAGACTTGGACAGATTTGTAAGGAGGAGGAAGTTCTATAAAAGAGTTGGTAAGGCATGGAAAAGAGGGTATTTGTTGTATGGCCCTCCAGGCACAGGCAAGACAAGCTTGATTGCAGCCATGGCCAACTATCTGAAATTTGATGTCTATGATTTAGAGCTCACAAGTCTCCAGAGGAACTCACAGCTTAGAAAGCTCTTAGTCTCCACCAAGAACAGATCAATACTTGTGATTGAGGACATCGATTGCAGCACTGAATTACAAGACAGACAAGCTGGAAGATACAACCAACCTACCACTCAG CTAACACTATCTGGGTTGCTTAATTTCATTGATGGGCTGTGGTCAAGCTGTGGGGATGAGAGGATAATAGTGTTCACAACAAATCACAAAGACAGGATAGATCCTGCATTGCTGAGACCAGGGCGCATGGATATGCACATCCACATGTCCTACTGCACTCCCTATGGATTTAAGACCCTGGCTTCCAACTACCTTGGAGTAAGCAACCACAGACTGTTCACTGAAATCGAAAGGCTGATAACAGAGGTGGAGGTAACCCCAGCAGAGATTGCAGAAGAGCTCATGAAAAGTGAGGAAGCTGATGTGGCCCTTGAAGGACTCATCGCGTTCCTCAAGAGGGCCAAGAGTgcagaaaataaatcaaattgtCGAGGAAAGAAAGTTGATGAACAAGGAATAGAAAGGCAGGATGTTGTTCAAAGTGGGAAGGTAGTTGAAGCAAAGAGGCAGAAGATGAGTGGAGAACTAGAGGCTTGTGATTTTATGCCATGCGCATACTCGTTTCTAtga
- the LOC100252727 gene encoding AAA-ATPase At3g50940 isoform X1 produces MGLTCQKQEFYICDLYSFCAVCSIFDFVAVNAGGTAPKKLCPTVWFYVNKQAFNTKKPTISFYSFIQIQSMFSQVRMPATSSVFSAYTTFVASAMLVKTMLHEVQTLAKQLVPQQLQDKILSGIGRLLGDPSSQMTLVIDEYNGYTMNQIFEASQIYLQTKISPAVSRLRVSRSPREKNLLVTISNGEKVIDVFEGIQLKWEMVSSTEKVMGGDKGERRSIELSFLKKNMEKVLSSYLPYVVERSESIKEENKVVKLYSLGNFQGGAMVGGGAWGSINLDHPSTFETLAMDLKLKEDLIKDLDRFVRRRKFYKRVGKAWKRGYLLYGPPGTGKTSLIAAMANYLKFDVYDLELTSLQRNSQLRKLLVSTKNRSILVIEDIDCSTELQDRQAGRYNQPTTQLTLSGLLNFIDGLWSSCGDERIIVFTTNHKDRIDPALLRPGRMDMHIHMSYCTPYGFKTLASNYLGVSNHRLFTEIERLITEVEVTPAEIAEELMKSEEADVALEGLIEFLKRAKIAENKSNGEGKEVDEQGTERRDVVESEKVVETKRQKEDSEWRTRDF; encoded by the exons ATGGGTTTGACTTGTCAAAAACAAGAATTTTACATCTGTGATCTTTACTCCTTTTGTGCGGTATGCAGTATATTTGATTTCGTTGCCGTCAATGCGGGTGGAACAGCTCCAAAGAAGCTTTGTCCCACAGTCTGGTTCTATGTGAATAAGCAAGCTTTTAACACTAAAAAACCTACAATTTCCTTCTACTCCTTCATCCAGATCCAAAGCATGTTTTCTCAAGTACGTATGCCTGCAACATCATCGGTTTTTTCAGCATACACCACCTTTGTTGCATCTGCAATGCTGGTTAAAACCATGCTACATGAAGTTCAGACCTTGGCCAAACAGCTCGTACCTCAACAACTCCAGGACAAGATTTTATCAGGAATTGGAAGGCTTCTTGGGGACCCCTCCTCTCAGATGACTCTTGTCATTGATGAATACAACGGCTACACCATGAATCAAATCTTTGAGGCTTCTCAAATCTACCTGCAGACCAAGATCAGCCCAGCAGTAAGTAGGCTCAGGGTTTCCCGATCTCCAAGAGAGAAGAACCTCTTGGTCACCATCAGCAACGGTGAAAAGGTTATTGATGTATTTGAGGGAATTCAACTCAAATGGGAAATGGTTTCCAGTACTGAAAAGGTCATGGGTGGAGACAAGGGCGAACGTAGATCAATTGAGCTCAGTTTCCTTAAGAAAAACATGGAGAAGGTATTGAGCTCTTACTTGCCATATGTGGTGGAGAGATCAGAATcgataaaagaagaaaacaaggtGGTGAAGCTCTATTCCCTAGGGAACTTCCAAGGAGGAGCCATGGTTGGTGGGGGAGCATGGGGGTCCATCAATCTCGACCACCCCTCAACTTTTGAAACATTGGCCATGGATTTGAAGCTCAAGGAGGACTTGATAAAAGACTTGGACAGATTTGTAAGGAGGAGGAAGTTCTATAAAAGAGTTGGTAAGGCATGGAAAAGAGGGTATTTGTTGTATGGCCCTCCAGGCACAGGCAAGACAAGCTTGATTGCAGCCATGGCCAACTATCTGAAATTTGATGTCTATGATTTAGAGCTCACAAGTCTCCAGAGGAACTCACAGCTTAGAAAGCTCTTAGTCTCCACCAAGAACAGATCAATACTTGTGATTGAGGACATCGATTGCAGCACTGAATTACAAGACAGACAAGCTGGAAGATACAACCAACCTACCACTCAG CTGACACTATCTGGGCTGCTTAATTTCATTGATGGGCTGTGGTCAAGCTGTGGGGATGAGAGGATAATAGTGTTCACAACAAATCACAAAGACAGGATAGATCCTGCATTGCTGAGACCAGGGCGCATGGATATGCACATCCACATGTCCTACTGCACTCCCTATGGATTTAAGACCCTGGCTTCCAACTACCTTGGAGTAAGCAACCACAGACTGTTCACTGAAATCGAAAGGCTGATAACAGAGGTGGAGGTGACCCCAGCCGAGATTGCAGAAGAGCTCATGAAAAGTGAGGAAGCTGATGTGGCCCTTGAAGGTCTCATCGAGTTCCTCAAGAGGGCCAAGATTgcagaaaataaatcaaatggtGAGGGAAAAGAAGTTGATGAACAAGGAACAGAAAGGCGGGATGTTGTTGAGAGTGAAAAGGTAGTAGAAACAAAGAGGCAGAAAGAAGATAGTGAATGGAGAACTAGAGATTTCTGA
- the LOC100261458 gene encoding proteasome subunit beta type-5 → MKLDTSGLESTVPLFGANSELLGGFSAAPSFELPNTTDFDGFQKDAIQMVKPAKGTTTLAFIFKEGVMVAADSRASMGGYISSQSVKKIIEINPYMLGTMAGGAADCQFWHRNLGIKCRLHELANKRRISVTGASKLLANILYSYRGMGLSVGTMIAGWDETGPGLYYVDSEGGRLKGTRFSVGSGSPYAYGVLDNGYRYDMSVEEAAELARRSIYHATFRDGASGGVASVYYVGPNGWKKLSGDDVGELHYKYYPVMPSTVEQEMVEVAGA, encoded by the exons ATGAAGCTTGACACTAGTGGTCTTGAGTCAACTGTACCGCTCTTCGGGGCTAATAGCGAGCTTCTTGGTGGGTTTTCAGCTGCTCCTTCATTTGAGCTTCCAAACACTACTGAT TTTGATGGGTTTCAGAAAGATGCTATTCAAATGGTGAAGCCAGCAAAGGGAACAACAACTCTTGCCTTCATTTTTAAGGAGGGTGTAATGGTTGCTGCTGATTCTCGTGCTAGCATGGGAGGATATATct CATCACAATCTGtgaagaaaattattgaaattaatcccTACATGCTTGGCACAATGGCTGGAGGAGCTGCTGATTGCCAGTTTTGGCACAGAAATTTGGGCATTAAG TGCCGACTGCATGAACTTGCAAACAAGCGAAGGATTTCAGTTACAGGGGCTTCAAAACTGCTGGCAAACATTCTATATTCTTACCGTGGAATGGGTCTATCTGTTGGGACCATGATTGCTGGGTGGGATGAAACG GGTCCTGGACTGTATTATGTGGACAGTGAAGGGGGCAGGCTGAAAGGAACACGATTCTCTGTTGGATCTGGTTCGCCTTATGCTTATGGTGTACTGGATAATGG ATACCGTTATGATATGTCTGTTGAGGAAGCTGCTGAATTGGCTAGACGATCTATTTATCATGCGACATTCCGTGATGGAGCTAGTGGTGGAGTTGCAAGCG tttatTATGTGGGGCCAAATGGGTGGAAGAAGCTGTCTGGTGATGATGTCGGAGAACTCCACTACAAATACTACCCGGTTATGCCAAGCACAGTGGAACAGGAAATGGTTGAAGTAGCAGGAGCTTGA